The following are from one region of the Salvia splendens isolate huo1 chromosome 2, SspV2, whole genome shotgun sequence genome:
- the LOC121764336 gene encoding UPF0496 protein At3g19330-like isoform X2, whose translation MTGQETSISCPKPPPPLSTNGGISAPASQDNTPTSSVHLSPTVNLSREYYLAVQTSSYSEIRRKFYSGPLDQSVGRVDVFEEPQLLEHILRPSRESLQEALTLIKPNSLTHIAATYFDHSEHSSRLYLLLYQRIRNTRLLYTPMHNLLDELPVDIHSDYYSLSPSQCDLAFNVFLQFDCAENPFLSPDSHSFTNTRQRLTQLREELDHHLKKSQSRLHLIRRCSRGSAICLIAATVGVVVSAVTIATHALVALVACPICHAILPSNMTKKENIHLSQLDAAAKGAYVLRNDLDTIDRLVARLCAAVENDKLLIHLGLERGRDKYSIQEIVKQLQRNRPNFVQQLVDLEEHLFLCFAAINRARLLLLQEIQMHQNPA comes from the exons ATGACAGGGCAAGAAACATCAATATCCTGTCCGAAGCCTCCCCCTCCTTTATCAACAAACGGTGGTATTTCAGCCCCTGCTTCACAGG ATAATACGCCGACATCAAGTGTCCACCTCTCTCCAACTGTTAACCTTTCTCGAGAATACTACCTCGCGGTTCAGACCAGTTCTTATAGTGAGATCCGAAGAAAATTCTACAGTGGTCCTCTCGACCAAAGTGTAGGACGTGTGGATGTCTTTGAGGAGCCTCAGCTGTTGGAACATATTCTTCGACCAAGCCGTGAGAGTCTTCAGGAGGCACTCACACTTATTAAGCCTAACTCCCTTACTCATATTGCTGCAACCTACTTTGATCATAGTGAGCACAGTTCCCGTCTATACCTTCTCCTCTATCAGAGGATTCGTAATACTCGACTCCTCTATACCCCTATGCATAACCTTCTCGATGAACTTCCAGTAGATATCCACTCTGACTACTATTCACTCTCTCCTTCCCAATGTGATTTAGCATTTAACGTGTTTCTCCAATTTGACTGCGCTGAGAATCCCTTCCTATCCCCCGACTCACACAGCTTCACTAATACGCGTCAGCGCTTGACCCAGCTCAGAGAAGAGCTGGACCATCATCTCAAAAAGTCACAATCGAGACTTCACCTAATACGTCGCTGCTCAAGAGGATCTGCGATTTGCTTGATAGCTGCCACTGTGGGTGTGGTTGTGTCAGCGGTGACTATAGCTACTCATGCTCTCGTTGCCCTTGTCGCATGCCCAATATGCCATGCCATTCTCCCTTCAAATATGACTAAGAAAGAAAATATCCATCTATCTCAGCTTGATGCTGCTGCCAAGGGTGCTTATGTCCTTCGGAACGATCTAGACACCATTGATCGCCTGGTAGCCCGTCTGTGTGCAGCAGTTGAAAACGACAAACTTCTTATTCATCTTGGGCTAGAGAGAGGAAGAGACAAGTATAGCATTCAAGAGATAGTAAAGCAGCTCCAAAGAAACCGCCCTAATTTTGTTCAACAGCTTGTGGATCTGGAGGAGCATTTGTTCTTGTGTTTTGCTGCTATCAATCGTGCCCGGTTGCTTCTGCTCCAAGAGATTCAAATGCACCAAAACCCTGCCTGA
- the LOC121764336 gene encoding UPF0496 protein At3g19330-like isoform X1: MRITTRRLQASGIQFPYVQSPHNLECFDFSQRSHASLWTTKRLCLCRYGFGPCRLSHMTGQETSISCPKPPPPLSTNGGISAPASQDNTPTSSVHLSPTVNLSREYYLAVQTSSYSEIRRKFYSGPLDQSVGRVDVFEEPQLLEHILRPSRESLQEALTLIKPNSLTHIAATYFDHSEHSSRLYLLLYQRIRNTRLLYTPMHNLLDELPVDIHSDYYSLSPSQCDLAFNVFLQFDCAENPFLSPDSHSFTNTRQRLTQLREELDHHLKKSQSRLHLIRRCSRGSAICLIAATVGVVVSAVTIATHALVALVACPICHAILPSNMTKKENIHLSQLDAAAKGAYVLRNDLDTIDRLVARLCAAVENDKLLIHLGLERGRDKYSIQEIVKQLQRNRPNFVQQLVDLEEHLFLCFAAINRARLLLLQEIQMHQNPA; the protein is encoded by the exons ATGCGTATCACAACTCGTCGACTCCAAGCTTCAGGAATTCAATTTCCTTATGTTCAGTCACCGCACAACCTTGAATGCTTCGATTTTTCCCAAAG GTCACATGCGTCCTTGTGGACTACGAAACGTCTGTGTTTATGTAGATATGGTTTTGGTCCTTGCCGGTTATCCCACATGACAGGGCAAGAAACATCAATATCCTGTCCGAAGCCTCCCCCTCCTTTATCAACAAACGGTGGTATTTCAGCCCCTGCTTCACAGG ATAATACGCCGACATCAAGTGTCCACCTCTCTCCAACTGTTAACCTTTCTCGAGAATACTACCTCGCGGTTCAGACCAGTTCTTATAGTGAGATCCGAAGAAAATTCTACAGTGGTCCTCTCGACCAAAGTGTAGGACGTGTGGATGTCTTTGAGGAGCCTCAGCTGTTGGAACATATTCTTCGACCAAGCCGTGAGAGTCTTCAGGAGGCACTCACACTTATTAAGCCTAACTCCCTTACTCATATTGCTGCAACCTACTTTGATCATAGTGAGCACAGTTCCCGTCTATACCTTCTCCTCTATCAGAGGATTCGTAATACTCGACTCCTCTATACCCCTATGCATAACCTTCTCGATGAACTTCCAGTAGATATCCACTCTGACTACTATTCACTCTCTCCTTCCCAATGTGATTTAGCATTTAACGTGTTTCTCCAATTTGACTGCGCTGAGAATCCCTTCCTATCCCCCGACTCACACAGCTTCACTAATACGCGTCAGCGCTTGACCCAGCTCAGAGAAGAGCTGGACCATCATCTCAAAAAGTCACAATCGAGACTTCACCTAATACGTCGCTGCTCAAGAGGATCTGCGATTTGCTTGATAGCTGCCACTGTGGGTGTGGTTGTGTCAGCGGTGACTATAGCTACTCATGCTCTCGTTGCCCTTGTCGCATGCCCAATATGCCATGCCATTCTCCCTTCAAATATGACTAAGAAAGAAAATATCCATCTATCTCAGCTTGATGCTGCTGCCAAGGGTGCTTATGTCCTTCGGAACGATCTAGACACCATTGATCGCCTGGTAGCCCGTCTGTGTGCAGCAGTTGAAAACGACAAACTTCTTATTCATCTTGGGCTAGAGAGAGGAAGAGACAAGTATAGCATTCAAGAGATAGTAAAGCAGCTCCAAAGAAACCGCCCTAATTTTGTTCAACAGCTTGTGGATCTGGAGGAGCATTTGTTCTTGTGTTTTGCTGCTATCAATCGTGCCCGGTTGCTTCTGCTCCAAGAGATTCAAATGCACCAAAACCCTGCCTGA